The Cylindrospermum stagnale PCC 7417 genome segment ATGTTGATTCCCACGCTGAATTTTGCGATTCAGAAGGGTTAAAATTCCCTCTGTTGGCAGATACTAATGGTGCAGTGAGTAAAGCTTACGGTTCTTGGATTGGCTTTGTATCTATGCGCCATAGCTTTATCATCGATCCTCAAGGGATTTTGCGGGAGACTTTTGTCAAGGTCAACCCAAGTATTCACAGCGCAGATGTTTTGGCGCGACTAGAAAAATTACAGTCAGTCAGCTAATTTGTAATTGGGGCAGGGGACAGGGGTAATTATTGATCAAGTCCCTACCCAATGCCGAAGAAATTTGCGATCGCAGCTGAAGAATTCGCTAGGCTATGGATATCCTGTTTCTTCTGAGGCATGCTATCGATGGATTTTGAAGTCAAAACCACCGTCCCAACTGCTACAGACAATAGCGAATTTGTTCAACCAAGCCCCAAACCTCAGCCTTTGGAATTATTGCGAAATACCGAGGCTTTGCTTCGTCGCCCCACTGTAGCCGCGCTGACACCAATTTTACCGCCAAAAGTGAGCACAAGATTGCAAGCTGCTTCATTTTTGGCAGAAGGCTTTTTAAATGATCTGGCAAAAATTGATTTAGAAACAATTAGCGATTTGGAACTGCAACCAGCACGGATTTTTGTTGGTTTAAGTTTTGTCGGATTTGGGGCACTCATGATTCTGCTGCTGTTGCTTTATCTGAATACGCTGCATCCAGAACTCGATAAAGTTGAGCAAATTCGGCAATATTGGTATCAATATATTTGGTTTGTGAGCTTGGGGGTAGCGGGGCTGTTTATTTTGGGTAGAGAATCGATGCGTCCTCGGTAATTCAAAATCTGCCTGTAGCAAGCGAAGTATCAGCGTTAGCCCTATGTAACCATGCCAAAATTTAAACCAGAGAAAACCGAGTATTGGTAAGCTTCGTGGTTGATAACTGTAGATCAATAAAATGTGGGACATATCACCACAAATCTGCAAAAACCCAGGGTGTAAATTTGTAAGTTATGAAGCGAATAATTTTGTTTAGTTAATAAAATAAATTTCTGGGGATTCAGTACTTTAGAATGTAACAAAGTATCAGCAGCCGTTGGGAAGTTTTTAAGATGAATTATGATGATTTTTTAGTTCCGCCAGGTGCAATCATTTCTTTACAAAAAGACTATGACCCAGCCTATAAAGCTGAATTTATCGAAAAAGCTGATGCAGTAAAAAGATTGCAGACAGGCATTGAACAACTAGCAAATTACCAAAATATTCTCTATGCTCAAAATACTTATGCCTTGCTAATTATCTTTCAGGCGATGGATGCCGCTGGTAAAGATAGCACAATTAAACATGTGATGTCTGGTGTGAATCCCCAAGGATGTCAGGTGTTTAGTTTTAAGCAACCGAGTGTGGAAGAATTAGACCATGATTACTTGTGGCGCTCGATGAAGGCTTTGCCAGAACGGGGGCGGATTGGCATCTTCAACCGTTCATATTATGAAGAAGTGCTAGTGGCGCGGGTGCATCCAGAAATTCTCCTCAAGCAACAGTTACCCCAATTTCCTCAGGATGGTAAGATATGGAAACAGCGGTTTGAAGATATTAATAATTTTGAAAAATACCTGGTAAACAATGGAATTATCGTTCTCAAATTTTTTCTCAATGTCTCGAAATCAGAGCAAAAAAATCGCTTTTTGAAGCGAATAGATTCGCCGGAAAAAAATTGGAAATTTTCTGCCAGTGATGTTCGCGAACGGGCGTTTTGGGATGACTATATGGCCGCTTATGAGCAAGCTTTTTGCTATACTAGTACTAAATGGGCACCCTGGCATATAATTCCGGCTGATCGCAAATGGTTTACACGCTTAGTAGTGGCGGACATCATTTGCAAAAAACTCCAAGAACTAAATCTTAAATATCCAATTATTAGTGAAGAATCTAAACAGCAACTTTTGCAGGCAAAGCAAATGTTGGAGGAGGAAAATTAACTCATCCTTTTGATAGATTAATGACTAAAAATCTACTATATATTTTTTTAGGGATGATGAATGAGTTGAAAATCATCTATGCTAAATCTATCTAGCCAAATTGGCTAATCTTAATAGCCTACAAACCATGTACCAGATGGCAGAAAATGCCAAAAATTCTCCACCTCGCTTTAATAATGCTGCTTTCGATGCTGTGGCTTTAGCAGCTTCGGCAGGTGGGCTATCTGCTCTCACCCAAGTGGTATCAACTCTGCCCGCAGATTTTACAGCGGCGATCGTTGTTGTGCAACACCTTGACCCCCGACACCGTTCACTGATGGCTGAGATTCTCAGTCGTCGGACGGGACTGAATGTCAAGCAGGCGGAGGAGGGAGACCTGTTAGCACCGGGAACGGTTTACATTGCGCCACCTAATAATCACTTGCTGGTCAACCGTAACGGCACGCTTTCATTATCTCAGTCGGAATTGGTGCATTTCCTCCGCCCCTCGGCTGATTTGCTGTTTGAATCAGTTGCAGCTAGTTATAAAGACCGCGCGATCGCAGTTGTGCTTACGGGTACGGG includes the following:
- a CDS encoding chemotaxis protein CheB, with amino-acid sequence MYQMAENAKNSPPRFNNAAFDAVALAASAGGLSALTQVVSTLPADFTAAIVVVQHLDPRHRSLMAEILSRRTGLNVKQAEEGDLLAPGTVYIAPPNNHLLVNRNGTLSLSQSELVHFLRPSADLLFESVAASYKDRAIAVVLTGTGSDGAMGVEAIKKMGGTVIVQDDKSAEFSGMPAAAIKTGNVDFILRLDEISSALVTLVMDND
- a CDS encoding polyphosphate kinase 2 family protein; this encodes MNYDDFLVPPGAIISLQKDYDPAYKAEFIEKADAVKRLQTGIEQLANYQNILYAQNTYALLIIFQAMDAAGKDSTIKHVMSGVNPQGCQVFSFKQPSVEELDHDYLWRSMKALPERGRIGIFNRSYYEEVLVARVHPEILLKQQLPQFPQDGKIWKQRFEDINNFEKYLVNNGIIVLKFFLNVSKSEQKNRFLKRIDSPEKNWKFSASDVRERAFWDDYMAAYEQAFCYTSTKWAPWHIIPADRKWFTRLVVADIICKKLQELNLKYPIISEESKQQLLQAKQMLEEEN